One genomic segment of Oceanibaculum indicum P24 includes these proteins:
- a CDS encoding class I SAM-dependent rRNA methyltransferase yields MHPTVTLATGRDKRLRGGHPWVYANEVQMTPALKELPPGSLVTLADARGEKLGTALFNAKPLIVARFLDARPNLAIDAGFLRTRLAAALELRERLFAEPYYRLVHAEADRLPGLVIDRFGDALTVQLNSAGMDRLEAPLLEALTDLLKPSRIVLRNDSPARTLEGLETGIRAAVGGEGPIELVENGARFRCDPLGGQKTGWFYDQRDNRAFLAKLAQGKRLIDVYAYIGGFGIEAAVAGAAEVTLLDRSKPAMELAAETAALNGVADRVTAEAGDAFETLEKLASAKQRFDVVVCDPPAFVKSKKDLAAGLRAYQKMARLGATLVAPGGILFAASCSHNAPEEEFAKQIGIGLAKAGRSGRILRQAGAGPDHPVHPFLRESAYLKSLTLQLD; encoded by the coding sequence ATCCCTGGGTCTATGCCAACGAGGTGCAGATGACCCCGGCGCTGAAGGAACTGCCGCCGGGCAGCCTCGTCACGCTGGCCGATGCGCGCGGCGAGAAGCTGGGCACCGCCCTGTTCAATGCGAAGCCGCTGATTGTGGCGCGCTTTCTTGACGCCCGGCCGAACCTCGCCATTGATGCCGGCTTCCTTCGCACGCGGCTGGCCGCGGCGCTTGAGTTGCGCGAGCGGCTGTTCGCCGAACCCTATTACCGGCTGGTCCATGCCGAGGCCGACCGGCTACCGGGGCTGGTCATCGACCGGTTCGGCGACGCGCTCACCGTGCAGCTGAACAGTGCCGGCATGGACCGGCTGGAGGCTCCGCTGCTGGAGGCGTTGACCGACCTTTTGAAGCCGTCGCGCATAGTGCTGCGCAATGACAGCCCCGCCCGCACGCTGGAAGGGCTGGAAACTGGCATCCGCGCCGCAGTCGGCGGCGAGGGGCCGATCGAGCTGGTGGAGAACGGCGCACGGTTCCGCTGTGACCCGCTGGGAGGGCAGAAGACCGGCTGGTTCTACGACCAGCGCGACAACCGCGCCTTCCTGGCGAAGCTGGCCCAGGGCAAGCGGCTGATCGATGTCTATGCCTATATCGGCGGCTTCGGCATCGAGGCGGCGGTGGCGGGTGCTGCTGAGGTGACGCTGCTGGACCGCTCGAAACCGGCGATGGAGCTGGCGGCGGAGACGGCGGCGCTGAACGGCGTGGCTGACCGGGTGACGGCAGAGGCGGGCGACGCCTTCGAGACCCTGGAAAAGCTGGCTTCGGCCAAGCAGCGCTTCGATGTGGTGGTGTGCGATCCGCCGGCCTTCGTGAAGTCGAAGAAGGATCTGGCGGCGGGCCTGCGCGCCTATCAGAAGATGGCGCGGCTGGGCGCTACGCTGGTGGCCCCGGGCGGCATCCTGTTCGCGGCGTCGTGCTCGCACAACGCCCCGGAGGAGGAATTCGCCAAGCAGATCGGCATCGGCCTCGCGAAGGCTGGTCGCAGCGGGCGTATCCTGCGCCAGGCGGGGGCCGGCCCCGATCATCCGGTGCATCCCTTCCTGCGCGAAAGCGCCTATCTTAAATCCCTGACCCTGCAACTGGATTGA
- the recR gene encoding recombination mediator RecR, translating to MLGPEIERLIQLLARLPGLGPRSARRAALQLLKRKEALMLPLAEALSVAAERVVTCSVCGSFDTSDPCGVCRDERRDPSILCVVEEVADVWALERASGFKGRYHVLGGTLSALDGVGPEDLNIAALVTRASDPAVTEVILAMDATVDGQTTAHYITDRLAEANVSVSRLAHGVPVGGELDYLDDGTLTTALKARRPV from the coding sequence ATGCTGGGACCGGAGATTGAAAGGCTGATCCAGCTGCTGGCCCGCCTGCCGGGGCTGGGGCCGCGCTCGGCCCGGCGCGCGGCGCTGCAATTGCTGAAGCGCAAGGAGGCGCTGATGCTGCCGCTGGCCGAGGCGCTGTCGGTGGCGGCGGAGCGGGTCGTCACCTGCTCGGTCTGCGGCAGCTTCGATACCAGCGACCCGTGCGGCGTCTGCCGGGACGAGCGCCGCGACCCGTCGATCCTGTGCGTCGTCGAGGAAGTGGCCGATGTGTGGGCGCTGGAACGCGCCAGCGGCTTCAAGGGCCGCTATCACGTTCTGGGCGGTACGCTTTCCGCGCTGGACGGAGTGGGGCCGGAGGATCTGAACATCGCCGCGCTTGTTACCCGCGCCAGCGATCCCGCGGTAACGGAAGTGATCCTGGCGATGGACGCCACGGTCGATGGCCAGACCACCGCGCACTACATCACCGACCGGCTGGCCGAGGCCAATGTCTCGGTCTCGCGCCTCGCCCATGGCGTGCCGGTGGGCGGCGAACTGGATTATCTCGACGATGGCACGCTGACCACGGCGCTGAAGGCACGGCGCCCGGTTTAG